The following DNA comes from Gemmatimonadales bacterium.
CGGCACCACAGCGCGCGCATCGGCTACCTGCCCGAGGAGCGCGGGCTGTACCGCAAGATGAAGGTGCGCGACACGCTGGTCTTCCTCGCGGAGGCTAAGGGTGTGGCGCGCGCGGCGGCCGGCCGCAAGGCCGACGAGTGGCTCGACCGCCTGGGCCTCGGCGAGTGGCGGCTGCGGAAGGTGGAGGAGTTGTCCAAGGGCATGCAGCAGAAGGTGCAGTTCATCGCCACGATGCTGCACGAGCCGGAGCTCCTGATCCTCGACGAGCCGTTCTCGGGCCTCGACCCGATCAACCAGGACGTGCTCAAGGAGATCATCGTGGACCTCTCGCGAAAGGGGACGACGATCATCTTCTCGACCCACCAGATGGACGTGGCCGAGAAGATCTGCGACCACGTCTGCATCGTGGCGCGCGGGCGGAAGGTGCTTGACGGCACGCTGTCGGAGGTGAAGCACGTGCACGGCGGGACGCACGTGGCGGTGGCCTTCGAGGACGGAGCCGACACCGCCGCGGCGCTGGCCGGCGTCAGTGGTCTGGTAGCGAAGGCGGACGACTACGGCGTCTACGCGGAGCTGGCGCTCAGGGACGGAGTGGACCCGCAGGCGCTGCTCGAGCAGCTGATGCGCTCGGGCGCGAGACTGCGCCGGTTCGAGCGGGTCGAGCCTTCCCTGCACCGCATCTTCCTCGACAAGGCGGGTCCCGACGCCGCTGCTGAGTCCCAGCAGGAGCCGGCCCATGCGTAAGGTCTGGGCGGTGATCCGGCGCGAGTTCGTCGAGAAGGTGCGCAACAAGTGGTTCCTGATCTCGACGCTCCTGGGGCCGGTGTTCATCATCGCGATGTTTGTGCTGCCCAGTCTGCTGGCGACCAAGACGGGCCGAGTGAACGACATCGTGATCGTCAATGAGGGGAGCGGGCCGTTCGCGGAGCGGGTGCGGACGCAGCTGGTGGCGAGCGGCCGGTTCCTGGTCACCATCCTGCCGGTCGAGGCGGACCGGTACACCGCGGTGGCCGACTCGCTGACGGCGGAAGCGCGGCGCCAGGCGCTCGACGGGTTCCTGACGCTCACGGCGGCGACGATGGAAGCGGGCACGGCCGAGTACCGCGGCCGCAACGTCTCGTCGTTGCGGGACATGAGCGTCCTGGAACGCGTGATCCGGCAGACGTTGGTGGTGGAGCGGCTCACCCGGCGCGGCATCGATCCGGCGATCGTGCAGGAGGCCCAGGGTCGGGTGGACTTCAAGACGCTGCGGATCAGCCGGCGCGGCACCACCGGGGCGTCGAGTGAGGTGACCTTCTTCCTCGGCTACTTCGTGGGGCTCATCCTCTACATGATCATCCTGATTTACGGGATGGGGGTGATGCGCAGCGTGCTGGAGGAGAAGCAGACCCGCATCATCGAGGTTCTGGTTTCGAGCCTCCGGCCCTTCGAGCTGATGCTCGGCAAGGTGATCGGCGTGGGGGGTGTGGGACTCTTCCAGTTCTCGATCTGGGGCGCGGTCGGCTACTTGATGGCGCACTTCCGCCGGCAGATCCTTGGCTTCTTCCACGTCTCGGCGGAGGCGGCGAACGCGGTCCAGATGCCGGAGGTGAGCGGCGGCCTTCTGCTGGTGATCGGGGTGTACTTCCTCCTCGGCTATCTCCTTTATTCGGCGCTGTTTGCGGTGGTCGGGGCGTCGGTGAACACCGACTCGGAGGCGCAGCAGGCCCAGCAGCCGGTGATGATGCTCCTGGTCTTTTCTCTCATCATCTCGTTCGCGGCGATGACCGATCCCGACGGCCAGCTGGCGGTGGTGGCCTCGCTGGTCCCGCTGAGCGCACCCATCATCATGCCGGTTCGGGTGGCGACGTCGGACGTCCCGCTGCGCCAGCTCGCCTTGTCCCTGGCTATTATGGCGGCCACCGCCGTCGCGGTGGTGTGGGGCGCGGCCCGGGTCTACCGGATCGGGATACTCATGTATGGGAAACGGCCCAGCCTGAAGGAGTTGTGGCGCTGGGCGAGGCAGAGTTGATGGACACGAAAAAAGGCGAGTAAGGGGAGTAAGGGGAGTAAGGGGAGTGAGGCTGGTAAGGGTTTCACGTGCAACACCCGCTTCGCCGCGCAACCCCTCCCCTGACTCCCCTGACTCCCCTGTTTTCTTCTCCACCCACCCTATCTGTTCCACGTGCAACACCATAGATTCTCCGCCCCATGGGCCGCGTGATCGCCATTGCCAACCAGAAAGGCGGCGTCGGAAAAACGACGTCGGCCGTGAACCTCGCCGCCTCGCTCGCCGCGGCGGAGAAGCGCACGCTGCTCGTGGACGCCGACCCCCAGGCCAACGCGACCAGCGGCGTGGGGCTCGAGCGGGATGGCCTCAGGCTCACCGTTTACGAAGTCATGATCGACGGCCGGCCCCTCAACGACGTCATCCGGCGCGGGGTCCACTTCCCTCGCCTGGACGTGGCTCCCGCCTCCCGAGACCTGGTCGGTGCCGAAGTCGAACTCGTCTCACGCTCCCACCGGGAGTCGATCATGCGCCGCGCCCTCGAAAGCGTGCGCACCAACTACGACTACATCCTCATCGATTGCCCGCCGTCACTCGGCATGCTCACGCTGAACATGCTGTCCGCCGCGGATGCGGTTCTCATCCCCATCCAATGCGAGTACTACGCCCTGGAGGGGCTGTCCCAGCTCCTCAACACTGTGCGCCTCGTGCAGCGTAACTTCAATCCACGGCTCGCGATCGACGGGGTGTTGCTGACCATGTACGACGCCCGGCTCAACCTGTCCAAGCAGGTGGCCGACGAGGCGAAGGAGTACTTCGGGGTCCGCATGTTCAACACCGTCATCCCCCGGAACGTCCGCCTGGCCGAGGCCCCCAGCTTCGGAAAGCCCATTCTGCTGTACGACATCGGGTCGATAGGCGCTCAGACCTATCTCAGTGTGGCAGAAGAACTTATCCGCCGTACCGCCAACCGGACCCCGGCCGAGACGCGCGAGGCTACGCTGCTTCCGACCATCGAGGCGATGCCGTGAGCGGCACGGCCGGCAACAAGCGTCGCCTGGGTCGCGGTCTCGAGGCCCTGCTCGGCGTTTCGACGGTCGAGGACGCGGAGCGCGACGGCTCGCTGCGCCAACTCTCCGTGGGCGAGATCAAGCCCAATCGGTTCCAGCCCCGCCGGGCCTTCGACGCCGAGGCGCTCAAGGAGCTCAAGCAGTCCATCGCCGCGACCGGTCTCATCCAGCCCATCGTCGTCCGCCAGACCGGAGACGGGTACGAGCTGGTGATTGGCGAGCGGCGTTGGCGTGCGGTCAGGGAGCTCGGGTGGAAGCGGATCCCGGCGGTCGTGCGTGAGGTGGACGAGCGGACACTGCTCACGCTCGCGCTGGTGGAGAACCTGCAGCGCGCTTCCCTCTCCCCCATCGACGAGGCGGAAGGCTACCAGCGGCTCGCGCGCGAGTTCAGCCTGTCGCACGGGGAGATCGCTCAGGCGGTCGGGCGTGACCGGTCCACTGTGGCGAACGCCGTCCGCCTGCTCAAGCTTCCGCAGAGCGTGCAGCAACTGCTCGACGCCGGCGAGCTCACCGCGGGCCACGCGCGCGCCCTGCTCTCGCTCGAAGACCACCGCGAGATGTCGCGACTCGCGCGCGAGTGCGTGGCACACGGGTGGTCGGTGCGCGAGATGGAGCGGCAGTCGCGCACCGATTCGACCCCGCGCAAGAGCCGCGACGGCAGGAAGGCTCGACGGCAGGTCCCGACCGAGGTACGCCGGATCGAAGCGGCGTTGCGCAAGAAGCTCGGCACCGATGTCCGCGTCGTGCTGAGCGGCAAGGCCAAGGGCCACCTGGCCATCCGTTTCTATTCGGATGAAGACCTCGGCCGGCTGCTCGAGTTGATCCTCGCCCGGCGCTGGGACGGCTGATGCGCGGGCGTGGATTGACCATCATGCTGCACCGGGACGGCGCGCTCGATTCGCGCCAGTATCGGGTGCCGTTCTCGGTCGTGCGGGTCGCGGCGGTTTGCGGCATTGGTGCGGTCCTGTTGCTGACGGCGCTGGTCGTGTTCTATGGCCCGATCGTCGTCGCGGCCGGCCGGGCGCCGTTCCTCCAGAGGGAGATCTCGCGGCTGAACCGTGAGAACGGCCGCGTTGGAGAACTCGCGCACGCGCTCGATGAGGCCGAGGCGCGTTACGCGCAGCTGCGCGGGATGCTGGGTGCCGAACCGGGCGCGCCGAACGCCGCGGGCGGAGTTGCGATGACTGCCTCGAGAGTGGAAAGGCTCTACGTGGCGCCGCCGATCATGGCGCGCGCGCCGAGCATCGCGGCCGCGAATGAGACGCCGGGGCCGTCGGTGCCGCGACGCTGGCCGCTTTCGGTCCCGGCGTACCGGACCAGGGGGCTTGCCGCCGGTGATTCGAGCGAGGGGCATGGTGGCGTCGACCTGGCCGTGCCGGCGGGTTCGGAGGTTCGTGCCTCGGGCGGTGGAATCACCAAGGAGACCGGCAACGACGCAGCTTATGGTCGGTACATCCTCATCACCCATCCCGATGGTTACGAGACGATGTACGGGCACCTCTCCCGCGTGCTCGTCGCGCGAGGCGACGCTGTGAACGCGGGGCAGGTGATCGGACTTTCCGGCAACAGCGGGCGGTCCACGGCGCCCCACCTGCACTTCGAGGTGCGCCGGAGCGGGCGATCGGTGGATCCGTTCACATTGGTGAGAGAAGGGACCTAGCCATGGGAATCTTCGGGACGAAAGCGGCAGCCGACGCGGGAGCGATGGTAGACCACAGAGGGCCGGGCACCACGGGCGGACTGTCCATCATCGGCGCCGGAATGACGGTGCGCGGCGACATCGAGACGGCCGGCGTAGTGAAGGTGGAAGGGACGGTGGACGGCCACGTCAACGCCCAGCACCAGGTGCTCGTGGCGAAGGGCGGGGTGGTGCACGGTGACATCGAAACGCGCGAAGCCGTGATCGGCGGAACCGTGAACGGAGCGGTCCGGGCCGGGGACCGGGTGGAGATACAATCGGGGGCCGCGGTCAACGGGGACATCACGACCCGCAGGATCGCCGTAGCGGAGGGCGGGAGCCTAAACGGACAGATCAGAATGGGCGACCAGCCGGCGCTGGAACTCAAGGTCTCCAACGGCGCCAGGGTGGAGCCGCGACCGGTGCCACAACCCAGCCTTAGCAGGCCTTCGGTGCCAGTCGCGCGAGTCGCGGTACCGCCAAGAGCCACGTTGCCAAGAACAGGACACTAGCGTATCAACCGAAGGTTCAACATTGTGCGCGACGCGACCAACATTCGTCTGTTAACTATTTGTGTAGCACCATGATGGAATGTTGACTCGTGGACAAACGAGTCAACATAGTGTCATGTCGTTCACTGTTCGCTGTCGTGTCACTGCTCGTTCTAGGGTGCTCCAAGACGCGTAGCGATTCCTTCAAGGTCGCCCTCCTCACCCCCGGTCCCATTTCGGACGCCGCCTGGAACGCCGCCGCCTACGAAGGCTTGGTTCGCATCCGAGACTCGCTGGGGGCGGAGATCAGCCATGTGGAGACGAAAACTCCGGCTGAGTTCGACGAGGCGTTCCGCGACTATGCGTCCCGCGGTTATCGGCTGGTGTTCGGTCACGGCTTCGAGTTCCAGGACGCGGCTGCCCGGGTCGGTGCGGATTACCCGAACACGATCTTCATCACCACGTCCGGCTCGACCGTCCGACCCAACGTCTCGCCTATGGTGTTCCGGCTCGAGGAGGGGACGTACCTCGCCGGCATGCTTGCCGGATCGCTCACGCGGAGCGGCCGGCTAGGGTTCATAGGGGGGATCAAGCTCCCGCCGGTCGAAGGCACCTACCTCGGGTTCGTCGCTGGGGCGCGTGCCGTGCGCCCCGCCGTCACGGTCCTCCAGGCGTACCTCGGCAACTTCGAGGACGTAGCGGCGGCCAAGGAGAACGCGCTGGCGCAGATCCGCCGCGGCGCCGACATCATCCTGCACAACGCCGACGCGGCGTCCTTCGGCATCTTCCAGGCGGCACGCGAGTCGCCGGGAGTGCTGGCGCTCGGCGCCAACCGGGACCAGAATGACGTGGCGCCGGACGTGATAATCGCCTCGGCGACGCTCGACGTGCCGCAAGCCCTCCTGCTGGTGGCGCGCGAGGTGCGGGACGGGCGGTTCCGTCCCGGCGTGCGCTACTTCGGCATCAAGGATGGCGTAGTGGACCTGGCGGTAAACCCCGCGCTGAGCGGCCGAGTGACGCCGGAGCTGCGCGCCCGCATCGCCGCAGCCCGCGACTCGATCGTGGCGGGTACGCTAGCCGTCCCACGGGTCGAGTTCGTGCCGGATTCGGTTCCGGTGGTCGTGCGCTGACATGAGACTCGAAGACCTTGCCGGATACCTGGACGGCTACCTTCGGGTGCGCGAAGTAGCCGACGAAGCGAACGCGCTGAACGGCTTGCAGGTGGAGAACGCCGGCCAGGTGCAGCACCTGGCGTTTGCGGTCGATGCATGCCAGGCGGCCATCGATCAGGCGGCCGAGCGCGGAGCGGATCTGCTCATCGTCCATCACGGCCTGTATTGGGGAGGACTCGAGCCACTGGTCGGGCGCCATTATCGCCGCGTCGGTGCGCTGGTTCGCCACGGCATCGCGCTCTACTCGGCGCACATCCCGCTCGACCGGCACCCCGAAGTGGGCAACAACGCGGTGCTGGCACGAAAGCTCGGCATGGAGGTTCGTGGGTGGTTCGGCGACTACCGCGGCGCGCCGATCGGCGCGTGGGGAGAGCTCGACCTGCCGCGTGAGGCGCTCGCCGAGCGAGTCGCGACGGTGCTGGGCCCGGCGCCGCGCTTGATGCCGTTCGGTCCGGAGCGCGTCCGCCGGGTTGGCATCATCACCGGAAGCGCGGGCTCGATGATCCGTCAGGCGCACGAGGCCGGGCTCGACACATTCATCACCGGCGAAGGCCAGCACTGGACCTTCTTCGATGCGGAAGAGCTGGGCCTGAACGCGCTGTACGCGGGACACTACGCCACCGAGACGGTCGGACTCCAGGCGCTGGCGGAACACGTCGCGGAGCGCTTCCAACTGCCGTGGTCCTTCATCGATCACCCGACCGGCTTGTAGCGTGACGGAGCGGGAGGAGGCCGTGCGCATGCGCGGCATCTCGCGGCGGTTCGGCTCCGTGCAGGCGTTGCGCGGGGCCGATTTTTCTGGTGCTGCCGGCGAGATCCACGCGCTGCTGGGAGAGAACGGCGCGGGCAAGAGCACGCTGATGCACATCCTGTTCGGGCTGGTGCCGGCGGACGCGGGGACGGTGGAAGTCGCCGGCCGGGCGGCACGGTTCCGTTCGCCCGCTGATGCGATGGCGGCCGGCCTGGGAATGGTGCACCAGCACTTCACCCAGGTGCCGGCGATGACGGTAGCCGAGAACGTCTGGCTCGGCCGGCGCGGCCTGCGTTACGATCGCGAGGCGGCGAGCGCCTTGGTGCGACGGGTCTCGCAGGCGACGGGCCTCGCGATCGACCCCGACGCTACCGCCGGCGATCTTCCGGTCGGACTTCGCCAGCGCCTCGAGATAGTCAAGGCGCTCGCGCGTGAGGTGCGGGTCCTCATCCTCGACGAACCCACCGCCGCGCTCGCTCCGGGTGAGATCGCGGAACTCTTCGGCGCGCTGAGACGCCTCGCTGACTCCGGCGTCGCCGTTGTGCTCATCACTCACAAGCTTCGCGAAGTGGCGGCGATAGCCGACCGGGTGACGGTGCTTCGGCGCGGCGAGACGGTCGTGTCGGGAGAGGAGGCGGGCCGTCGGGACGCCGCAGCTCTGGCACGCGCCATGATCGGTGAGAGTGCCGCGCAGCGTGAGATGGAGGAGGCGATGAAAGAGGTGAGAGAGGTGAGAGAGGGGAGTGAGGGGAGTGAGGGGAGAGAGCGGGGGGAGGGGTTGGCGCTGGAGGTGAGAAATCTCTGCGTTGGGAGTTCGGGCGGGCGTAGGGTCGTGGATGGTGTTTCGTTCGGCGTGGCGCGGGGTGAG
Coding sequences within:
- a CDS encoding ATP-binding cassette domain-containing protein, with product MNNDLIVEIDAISKRFGDFVAVASLSLRVPKGAVYGLLGPNGAGKTTSIRMLMNITIPDQGTVKLFGDDLGGRHHSARIGYLPEERGLYRKMKVRDTLVFLAEAKGVARAAAGRKADEWLDRLGLGEWRLRKVEELSKGMQQKVQFIATMLHEPELLILDEPFSGLDPINQDVLKEIIVDLSRKGTTIIFSTHQMDVAEKICDHVCIVARGRKVLDGTLSEVKHVHGGTHVAVAFEDGADTAAALAGVSGLVAKADDYGVYAELALRDGVDPQALLEQLMRSGARLRRFERVEPSLHRIFLDKAGPDAAAESQQEPAHA
- a CDS encoding ABC transporter permease, which produces MRKVWAVIRREFVEKVRNKWFLISTLLGPVFIIAMFVLPSLLATKTGRVNDIVIVNEGSGPFAERVRTQLVASGRFLVTILPVEADRYTAVADSLTAEARRQALDGFLTLTAATMEAGTAEYRGRNVSSLRDMSVLERVIRQTLVVERLTRRGIDPAIVQEAQGRVDFKTLRISRRGTTGASSEVTFFLGYFVGLILYMIILIYGMGVMRSVLEEKQTRIIEVLVSSLRPFELMLGKVIGVGGVGLFQFSIWGAVGYLMAHFRRQILGFFHVSAEAANAVQMPEVSGGLLLVIGVYFLLGYLLYSALFAVVGASVNTDSEAQQAQQPVMMLLVFSLIISFAAMTDPDGQLAVVASLVPLSAPIIMPVRVATSDVPLRQLALSLAIMAATAVAVVWGAARVYRIGILMYGKRPSLKELWRWARQS
- a CDS encoding AAA family ATPase, with amino-acid sequence MGRVIAIANQKGGVGKTTSAVNLAASLAAAEKRTLLVDADPQANATSGVGLERDGLRLTVYEVMIDGRPLNDVIRRGVHFPRLDVAPASRDLVGAEVELVSRSHRESIMRRALESVRTNYDYILIDCPPSLGMLTLNMLSAADAVLIPIQCEYYALEGLSQLLNTVRLVQRNFNPRLAIDGVLLTMYDARLNLSKQVADEAKEYFGVRMFNTVIPRNVRLAEAPSFGKPILLYDIGSIGAQTYLSVAEELIRRTANRTPAETREATLLPTIEAMP
- a CDS encoding ParB/RepB/Spo0J family partition protein; this encodes MSGTAGNKRRLGRGLEALLGVSTVEDAERDGSLRQLSVGEIKPNRFQPRRAFDAEALKELKQSIAATGLIQPIVVRQTGDGYELVIGERRWRAVRELGWKRIPAVVREVDERTLLTLALVENLQRASLSPIDEAEGYQRLAREFSLSHGEIAQAVGRDRSTVANAVRLLKLPQSVQQLLDAGELTAGHARALLSLEDHREMSRLARECVAHGWSVREMERQSRTDSTPRKSRDGRKARRQVPTEVRRIEAALRKKLGTDVRVVLSGKAKGHLAIRFYSDEDLGRLLELILARRWDG
- a CDS encoding M23 family metallopeptidase, encoding MLHRDGALDSRQYRVPFSVVRVAAVCGIGAVLLLTALVVFYGPIVVAAGRAPFLQREISRLNRENGRVGELAHALDEAEARYAQLRGMLGAEPGAPNAAGGVAMTASRVERLYVAPPIMARAPSIAAANETPGPSVPRRWPLSVPAYRTRGLAAGDSSEGHGGVDLAVPAGSEVRASGGGITKETGNDAAYGRYILITHPDGYETMYGHLSRVLVARGDAVNAGQVIGLSGNSGRSTAPHLHFEVRRSGRSVDPFTLVREGT
- a CDS encoding polymer-forming cytoskeletal protein, with translation MVDHRGPGTTGGLSIIGAGMTVRGDIETAGVVKVEGTVDGHVNAQHQVLVAKGGVVHGDIETREAVIGGTVNGAVRAGDRVEIQSGAAVNGDITTRRIAVAEGGSLNGQIRMGDQPALELKVSNGARVEPRPVPQPSLSRPSVPVARVAVPPRATLPRTGH
- a CDS encoding BMP family protein produces the protein MSLLVLGCSKTRSDSFKVALLTPGPISDAAWNAAAYEGLVRIRDSLGAEISHVETKTPAEFDEAFRDYASRGYRLVFGHGFEFQDAAARVGADYPNTIFITTSGSTVRPNVSPMVFRLEEGTYLAGMLAGSLTRSGRLGFIGGIKLPPVEGTYLGFVAGARAVRPAVTVLQAYLGNFEDVAAAKENALAQIRRGADIILHNADAASFGIFQAARESPGVLALGANRDQNDVAPDVIIASATLDVPQALLLVAREVRDGRFRPGVRYFGIKDGVVDLAVNPALSGRVTPELRARIAAARDSIVAGTLAVPRVEFVPDSVPVVVR
- a CDS encoding Nif3-like dinuclear metal center hexameric protein; the protein is MRLEDLAGYLDGYLRVREVADEANALNGLQVENAGQVQHLAFAVDACQAAIDQAAERGADLLIVHHGLYWGGLEPLVGRHYRRVGALVRHGIALYSAHIPLDRHPEVGNNAVLARKLGMEVRGWFGDYRGAPIGAWGELDLPREALAERVATVLGPAPRLMPFGPERVRRVGIITGSAGSMIRQAHEAGLDTFITGEGQHWTFFDAEELGLNALYAGHYATETVGLQALAEHVAERFQLPWSFIDHPTGL
- a CDS encoding ATP-binding cassette domain-containing protein; this encodes MTEREEAVRMRGISRRFGSVQALRGADFSGAAGEIHALLGENGAGKSTLMHILFGLVPADAGTVEVAGRAARFRSPADAMAAGLGMVHQHFTQVPAMTVAENVWLGRRGLRYDREAASALVRRVSQATGLAIDPDATAGDLPVGLRQRLEIVKALAREVRVLILDEPTAALAPGEIAELFGALRRLADSGVAVVLITHKLREVAAIADRVTVLRRGETVVSGEEAGRRDAAALARAMIGESAAQREMEEAMKEVREVREGSEGSEGRERGEGLALEVRNLCVGSSGGRRVVDGVSFGVARGEIVGIAAVEGNGQRELMRAVAGLVPREGALTIGGSGTIGFVPEDRQGEALILEFSVAENLALGGAGGWWVDRARDLAAADEAIGAFDIQGLAGGRVRTLSGGNQQKVVLARELSRRPALLVAENPTRGLDVRATAEVHARILRAARQEGAGVLFHSTDLDEVLALADRVAVMVEGRWIELPRTATREEVGARMLGSAA